One window of Microcoleus vaginatus PCC 9802 genomic DNA carries:
- a CDS encoding IS701 family transposase encodes MKETTPSAMPPCFDRWCRRFDDVFSHQAQKTGFKHYLGGLLGESERKNLTQMSRDCIGVTYNRLHHFLTEAPWNAQQVNQRRLQVMQQCRQTHISRGFTLIIDDSGHRKSGNLTAGVGRQYIGEIGKTDNGVVVVTTHLYDGVKSLPLDVELYQHAHSLPQGKENPEFIKKPDIAIKLIDKCLERKERPAVVLIDAGYGNNSRFLQELEKRKLTYVGGLAKNRKVVCQIEPERQPEELKLSELAKRLPAEALSAITLNREKPRTVWVATITVEFSTMSGPKTVAIVMNAPTCSTATEVDYLVTNAASERATASWIVTTYSQRNWVEVFYREAKGWLGLKEYQIRGKRSLYRHLILVFCAYTFIIWHQLTGGLRRQWANQPLTTFTEALSAFRTAISYRFFGWLQENRDLFTLYKASLGFVWA; translated from the coding sequence ATGAAAGAAACAACTCCTAGCGCCATGCCACCATGCTTCGATCGATGGTGTCGTCGTTTTGACGATGTTTTTAGCCATCAAGCCCAAAAAACAGGGTTTAAGCACTATTTAGGGGGATTATTGGGAGAAAGTGAGCGAAAAAACCTGACTCAGATGTCAAGAGACTGTATAGGAGTTACATACAACCGATTGCATCATTTTTTGACAGAAGCTCCTTGGAATGCCCAGCAAGTTAACCAACGACGGTTGCAGGTGATGCAGCAGTGTAGGCAGACTCATATCAGCAGAGGGTTTACTCTGATAATAGATGATTCCGGTCACAGAAAAAGTGGCAATTTAACAGCAGGAGTTGGTCGGCAATATATTGGAGAAATCGGAAAAACAGATAATGGTGTAGTAGTGGTAACTACACACTTATATGATGGAGTGAAAAGCCTACCACTTGATGTTGAATTATATCAACACGCTCATTCGTTACCTCAAGGAAAAGAAAATCCAGAATTTATTAAAAAACCCGATATAGCCATCAAACTAATTGACAAATGCTTAGAAAGGAAAGAGCGACCAGCAGTAGTTTTAATCGATGCAGGCTATGGGAATAATAGTAGATTTTTGCAGGAGTTAGAGAAAAGGAAGTTAACCTATGTAGGAGGATTAGCCAAAAATCGAAAAGTAGTCTGTCAAATAGAACCCGAGCGACAACCCGAAGAACTCAAACTCTCAGAATTAGCAAAACGTTTACCAGCAGAGGCTTTAAGTGCTATTACACTAAATCGGGAAAAGCCCAGAACTGTGTGGGTAGCAACTATCACAGTAGAATTCTCAACCATGTCCGGGCCAAAAACAGTCGCTATCGTCATGAATGCTCCGACTTGTTCTACCGCCACAGAAGTTGATTATTTAGTGACTAACGCTGCCAGTGAGCGGGCAACAGCATCATGGATAGTAACAACTTACTCCCAACGTAATTGGGTAGAAGTGTTTTACCGTGAAGCTAAAGGATGGCTAGGGTTAAAAGAATATCAAATCCGAGGAAAGAGAAGCCTTTATCGACATTTAATATTAGTATTTTGTGCTTATACTTTTATCATTTGGCATCAGTTAACAGGAGGATTGCGTCGGCAGTGGGCTAACCAACCTTTAACAACATTTACTGAAGCTTTGTCAGCTTTTAGAACAGCTATATCTTACAGGTTTTTTGGCTGGTTGCAAGAAAACAGGGACCTATTTACTTTATATAAAGCCAGTTTGGGCTTTGTTTGGGCTTAA